The following coding sequences are from one Microbacterium wangchenii window:
- a CDS encoding MFS transporter, protein MTSAAPALAPGWRVWLVWAVGVGAYMLSVTNRSSLSAVGVDAAVRFDADASALSMFAVVQLAVYGGLQIPVGLLLDRFGARPIVTVGMVLMAVGQAVMALASDVGIGLLARVLIGAGDAAIFPSVLRVIALWFPAQRAPVLVQLTSTIGQFGQILSVIPLALLLHATSWSIAFGALAGMGVLFAVLAFAVIRSRPPGRTSDVAVDTDTGAIQVVRSAADLREGFRESWAHPATRLAFWSHFATPFAGTTFGLLWGFPFLTAGEGLSPAAASLVVTSFIVFLIALGPVIGALSMRHPMRRSRLLVLPAVAFQAAAWLAVIAWPGPAPLWLLFVLAFALGTGGPTSMIAFDHARTYNPSHRLSTATGIVNGGGFLAGLLAILFIGIAMDAQGAGTPETYTLDAFRIAFLTQVPLWLLGAGMIVFERRRTRVHLGLGAPRRPRR, encoded by the coding sequence GTGACCTCCGCTGCGCCCGCTCTGGCCCCGGGATGGCGCGTGTGGCTCGTGTGGGCGGTGGGCGTGGGCGCGTACATGCTGTCGGTGACCAACCGCAGCTCGCTCTCGGCGGTCGGCGTGGACGCGGCGGTGCGCTTCGACGCCGACGCATCCGCCCTGTCGATGTTCGCCGTCGTGCAGCTGGCCGTGTACGGCGGCCTGCAGATCCCCGTCGGACTGCTGCTGGACCGCTTCGGCGCCCGCCCGATCGTGACAGTGGGGATGGTGCTCATGGCGGTGGGGCAGGCCGTCATGGCGCTCGCCTCCGACGTCGGCATCGGCCTGCTCGCACGCGTGCTCATCGGGGCGGGGGATGCGGCGATCTTCCCGAGCGTCCTGCGCGTGATCGCCCTGTGGTTCCCCGCCCAGCGGGCGCCCGTGCTCGTGCAGCTGACCTCCACCATCGGTCAGTTCGGGCAGATCCTGTCGGTGATCCCGCTGGCGCTGCTGCTCCACGCGACCTCCTGGTCGATCGCGTTCGGCGCGCTGGCGGGCATGGGCGTGCTGTTCGCGGTGCTCGCCTTCGCCGTCATCCGCAGCCGCCCGCCCGGACGCACGTCGGACGTCGCCGTCGACACCGACACCGGCGCCATCCAGGTGGTCCGCTCCGCCGCCGACCTGCGGGAGGGGTTCCGGGAGTCGTGGGCGCATCCGGCCACCCGCCTGGCGTTCTGGTCGCACTTCGCCACGCCGTTCGCGGGGACCACGTTCGGCCTGCTGTGGGGGTTTCCGTTCCTCACCGCCGGCGAGGGGCTCTCACCCGCCGCCGCGTCCCTGGTGGTGACCTCGTTCATCGTGTTCCTGATCGCGCTCGGACCGGTCATCGGGGCGCTGTCGATGCGGCATCCGATGCGGCGATCCCGTCTGCTGGTGCTGCCGGCGGTCGCCTTCCAGGCCGCCGCGTGGCTCGCGGTGATCGCGTGGCCGGGCCCCGCGCCGCTGTGGCTGCTGTTCGTCCTCGCCTTCGCGCTGGGCACCGGCGGACCGACCTCGATGATCGCGTTCGACCATGCCCGCACCTACAACCCCAGCCATCGGCTCAGCACCGCCACCGGCATCGTCAACGGCGGAGGGTTCCTCGCGGGCCTCCTGGCGATCCTGTTCATCGGCATCGCGATGGATGCGCAGGGCGCCGGCACGCCCGAGACCTACACCCTCGACGCGTTCCGGATCGCGTTCCTCACGCAGGTGCCGCTGTGGCTCCTGGGTGCGGGCATGATCGTGTTCGAGCGCCGGCGCACGCGCGTCCACCTCGGGCTGGGTGCGCCGCGCCGCCCGCGACGCTGA
- a CDS encoding peptide MFS transporter yields MSDSSHRGDDTGATATRGDTGDADTRFFGQPWALAHVFGVEMWERFSFYGMQGILLIYMYFTVAEGGLGIDRSIAAGIVGAYGGTVYLSTILGAWVADRLLGSERVLFYSAIVIMAGHISLALLPGLWGLGVGLILVAVGSGGLKANATSVVGSLYRAEDTRRDAGFSLFYLGINLGAFFGPIITGALQSTVGFHWGFGAAAVGMGLGLLQYSFGRTQLPASSRTVPNPLPADRRLLVVGIAAAGILALVVLVLLGVIRAENLAVIVILVTVAAAVAYFAVILTSSAISATERSRVFAFIPLFVVNVGFWSLYQQQFTVVTIYSDERLNRDILGWVMPVSWVNSINPIFVIILSGVFAAVWTKLGPKQPSTPTKFALGSMIMGAAFLLFLPWANGAPNSTPLLAIVAILLVFTLAELFISPVGLSASTKLGPQRFHTQMVALYFLSVALGTSIAGWLAQFYDPSNEVPYFTVLGAIAIVLGIALLLAARPVLRLMKGVR; encoded by the coding sequence ATGTCGGATTCATCCCACAGAGGTGACGACACCGGCGCCACCGCCACGAGAGGCGACACCGGCGACGCCGACACGCGGTTCTTCGGCCAGCCGTGGGCCCTCGCCCATGTGTTCGGCGTGGAGATGTGGGAGCGATTCAGCTTCTACGGCATGCAGGGCATCCTGCTCATCTACATGTACTTCACCGTCGCCGAGGGCGGGTTAGGGATCGACCGATCGATCGCGGCGGGGATCGTCGGCGCCTACGGCGGGACGGTGTACCTCTCCACGATCCTGGGCGCATGGGTGGCCGACCGCCTGCTCGGCTCGGAGCGCGTGCTGTTCTACAGCGCGATCGTGATCATGGCCGGCCACATCTCCCTCGCTCTGCTGCCTGGGCTGTGGGGGCTGGGCGTCGGCCTCATCCTCGTCGCGGTCGGATCCGGCGGCCTGAAGGCCAACGCCACTTCGGTGGTCGGTTCCCTGTACCGGGCCGAGGACACCCGCCGAGACGCCGGGTTCTCGCTGTTCTACCTCGGCATCAACCTGGGCGCGTTCTTCGGCCCGATCATCACCGGAGCACTGCAGTCCACCGTCGGATTCCACTGGGGCTTCGGCGCCGCCGCCGTCGGCATGGGCCTGGGCCTGCTGCAGTACTCCTTCGGGCGCACGCAGCTGCCCGCCTCCTCGCGCACGGTGCCGAATCCACTGCCGGCCGACCGCCGGCTGCTGGTCGTGGGAATCGCCGCGGCCGGCATCCTCGCGCTCGTGGTGCTCGTGCTGCTCGGGGTGATCCGCGCCGAGAACCTCGCCGTCATCGTGATCCTCGTCACGGTCGCGGCCGCGGTGGCGTACTTCGCGGTCATCCTGACCTCCTCTGCCATCAGCGCGACCGAGCGCTCCCGCGTGTTCGCGTTCATCCCGCTGTTCGTCGTGAACGTCGGGTTCTGGTCGCTGTATCAGCAGCAGTTCACCGTCGTCACGATCTACTCCGACGAGCGGCTGAACCGCGACATCCTGGGGTGGGTGATGCCGGTGTCGTGGGTGAACTCCATCAACCCGATCTTCGTCATCATCCTCTCCGGCGTCTTCGCCGCCGTGTGGACCAAGCTCGGCCCGAAGCAGCCGTCGACGCCGACGAAGTTCGCGCTCGGCTCGATGATCATGGGGGCGGCGTTCCTGCTGTTCCTGCCGTGGGCCAACGGCGCCCCCAACTCCACGCCACTGCTGGCGATCGTCGCCATCCTCCTGGTGTTCACGCTCGCGGAGCTGTTCATCTCCCCCGTCGGCCTGTCGGCGTCGACGAAACTCGGCCCGCAGCGCTTCCACACGCAGATGGTGGCGCTGTACTTCCTCTCCGTCGCCCTGGGGACCTCGATCGCCGGATGGCTCGCCCAGTTCTACGACCCGAGCAATGAGGTGCCGTACTTCACCGTGCTGGGTGCCATCGCGATCGTGCTCGGCATCGCGCTGCTCCTGGCCGCGCGGCCCGTGCTGCGCCTCATGAAGGGCGTGCGCTGA
- a CDS encoding multidrug transporter, which yields MSDPQSDPQSDEDKRTDQLTTAPNATEEDAAPRIDVTHREGVTRVDIREDAAVRPGPGQGDPAAEED from the coding sequence ATGAGCGACCCGCAGAGCGACCCCCAGAGCGACGAGGACAAGCGCACCGATCAGCTGACGACGGCGCCGAACGCGACCGAGGAGGACGCCGCACCCCGCATCGACGTGACCCACCGCGAGGGTGTGACGCGCGTGGACATCCGCGAGGATGCGGCCGTGCGACCCGGGCCCGGTCAGGGCGACCCCGCCGCCGAAGAGGACTGA
- a CDS encoding alpha/beta fold hydrolase gives MSTPPISLSAPIGPADAPLLVLGPSLGTSTVLWETTAPALAQRYRLLTWDLPGHGEAPPATEPFTVADLADAVADAVPGPFLYAGVSLGGCVGLELLLRHPDRVRAAALLCTGAAIGTNDGWQERAAQVRAQSTSTLIIGSAQRWFAPGSIEKNPDITGRLLRVLQETDDESYALCCEALAGFDVRDRLGRITAPVLAVWGAHDGVTPEESAREIAEGVRNGRAAGIADAAHLAPADDAAATASLLRDFFDDVSGARA, from the coding sequence ATGAGCACCCCGCCGATCTCGCTGAGCGCACCCATCGGGCCCGCTGACGCCCCGCTGCTGGTGCTCGGTCCGTCACTGGGGACATCCACCGTCCTGTGGGAGACCACGGCGCCCGCCCTCGCCCAACGGTACCGGCTGCTCACGTGGGACCTCCCCGGGCACGGAGAGGCGCCGCCGGCGACGGAGCCCTTCACCGTCGCCGACCTCGCCGATGCGGTGGCCGACGCCGTCCCCGGGCCCTTCCTGTACGCCGGCGTGTCCCTCGGCGGATGCGTCGGACTCGAGCTGCTCCTGCGGCACCCCGACCGCGTGCGCGCCGCCGCACTCCTGTGCACCGGCGCGGCGATCGGCACGAACGACGGGTGGCAGGAGCGGGCCGCGCAGGTCCGTGCGCAGAGCACGTCGACGCTCATCATCGGCTCGGCCCAGCGGTGGTTCGCGCCCGGGTCGATCGAGAAGAACCCCGACATCACCGGGCGCCTGCTGCGGGTGCTGCAGGAGACCGACGACGAGAGCTACGCGCTGTGCTGCGAGGCGCTCGCCGGATTCGACGTGCGCGACCGGCTCGGCCGGATCACCGCCCCCGTGCTGGCGGTGTGGGGCGCCCATGACGGCGTGACGCCGGAGGAATCCGCGCGCGAGATCGCCGAGGGCGTCCGCAACGGGCGCGCCGCCGGCATCGCGGATGCGGCGCACCTCGCGCCGGCGGACGACGCGGCGGCCACCGCATCCCTCCTGCGCGACTTCTTCGACGACGTCTCGGGGGCCCGCGCATGA
- a CDS encoding MFS transporter, which yields MTGDGDRRRLTRLPPQALIVAVLAVAGLCSSFMFTLVVPIQTRLPDLLDAPREDTAWVVTATLLSAAVITPIAGRLGDMYGKRRIVLVLLAAMVIGSVIAALSTDIVGVIVGRAFQGAVTGVVPLGISILRDVLHEDRIDSAIALISATLGVGGSLGLPISAVIADEADWHFLFWISAALGVLVLVLVVWIVPESVLRTAGRFDFVGAAGLAVGLLCVLLAVSRGNEWGWTSPLTLGLAAGGVVVLLAWGWFELRVPEPLLDLRVAARRPVLLTNLASVAMGFALFSSQVSYPQMLELPAATGVGFGLSLLAASLVIMPSGLIMMALSPLSGRLARLVGPRVLLIAGAASLVLAYGFSLAWATEVWHLLVANILIGFGIGFGYASMPMLIMRSVPPSETGASNGLNALSRSLGTSTAAAVVGVVLASMSTTHEGMQVPSADAFQTAFVLGIGAAVVALVLALLIPARPSSIERHPSLPEPPRR from the coding sequence GTGACGGGCGACGGGGACAGACGCAGACTGACCCGGCTCCCCCCTCAGGCCCTCATCGTCGCGGTGCTCGCCGTGGCCGGTCTGTGCTCGTCGTTCATGTTCACGCTCGTCGTGCCCATCCAGACGAGGCTCCCCGATCTCCTCGACGCCCCGCGGGAAGACACCGCGTGGGTGGTGACGGCGACGCTGCTGTCCGCCGCCGTGATCACCCCGATCGCCGGCCGGCTGGGCGACATGTACGGCAAGCGCCGCATCGTGCTGGTGCTGCTGGCGGCGATGGTGATCGGCTCGGTGATCGCGGCGCTGTCCACCGACATCGTCGGGGTGATCGTGGGACGGGCGTTCCAGGGTGCGGTGACCGGAGTGGTTCCGCTGGGAATCTCGATCCTGCGCGACGTGCTCCATGAAGACCGGATCGACTCCGCCATCGCCCTCATCAGCGCGACCCTGGGCGTCGGCGGATCGCTGGGGCTGCCGATCAGCGCCGTGATCGCCGACGAAGCCGACTGGCATTTCCTGTTCTGGATCTCCGCGGCCCTCGGGGTTCTCGTGCTCGTGCTCGTGGTGTGGATCGTCCCGGAGAGCGTCTTGCGCACCGCCGGCCGGTTCGACTTCGTCGGCGCGGCGGGCCTGGCCGTCGGGCTGCTGTGCGTGCTGCTCGCGGTCTCGCGGGGCAATGAGTGGGGCTGGACCTCACCGCTCACGCTGGGCCTGGCGGCCGGAGGGGTCGTCGTGCTCCTGGCGTGGGGATGGTTCGAGCTCCGCGTGCCCGAACCGCTGCTCGACCTCCGCGTCGCCGCCCGCCGGCCGGTGCTGCTGACCAACCTCGCGTCGGTGGCGATGGGATTCGCGCTCTTCAGCTCGCAGGTCTCCTACCCCCAGATGCTCGAGCTCCCCGCCGCCACCGGCGTCGGGTTCGGGTTGTCGCTGCTCGCGGCGAGCCTGGTGATCATGCCGTCCGGGCTCATCATGATGGCCCTCTCCCCGCTCTCCGGCCGGCTCGCCCGCCTGGTGGGCCCGCGCGTCCTGCTGATCGCCGGGGCCGCCTCGCTCGTGCTCGCCTACGGGTTCTCTCTCGCGTGGGCGACCGAGGTGTGGCACCTGCTGGTGGCGAACATCCTCATCGGCTTCGGGATCGGCTTCGGCTACGCCAGCATGCCGATGCTCATCATGCGCTCGGTGCCGCCGAGTGAGACCGGAGCATCCAATGGCCTGAACGCCCTGTCGCGCTCACTGGGGACGAGCACGGCCGCCGCGGTGGTCGGGGTGGTTCTGGCCAGCATGTCGACGACGCACGAGGGGATGCAGGTGCCCAGTGCCGACGCCTTCCAGACGGCGTTCGTCCTCGGCATCGGCGCCGCCGTGGTGGCTCTCGTGCTGGCCTTGCTCATCCCGGCGCGGCCGAGCTCGATCGAGCGGCACCCCTCGCTGCCCGAGCCGCCCCGCCGCTGA
- a CDS encoding GNAT family N-acetyltransferase, protein MSEPSGIEIRELVDVAQVYAAAAVLAEVWPSDRQALPAQALRALQHSGNYVVGVYDGERMVGASAGWFGPPAERTMHSHVTGVLPEYQGRGVGRVLKQHQRDWAFERGVGRITWTFDPLIARNAHFTLRVLGARVTDYLVDQYGAMPDAANRGVPSDRLLVSWALAEPPAATPDGAVAAEVRIPGDIDAMRREMPAAAAAWRNSVRRGLQRHLEAGLRIGGFDDERGYLLVDAD, encoded by the coding sequence GTGAGCGAGCCCTCCGGCATCGAGATCCGCGAACTGGTCGACGTCGCGCAGGTGTACGCCGCCGCCGCCGTGCTCGCCGAGGTGTGGCCGTCCGACCGCCAGGCGCTGCCCGCCCAGGCCCTGCGTGCACTGCAGCACTCGGGCAACTACGTCGTCGGGGTGTACGACGGCGAGCGCATGGTGGGGGCATCCGCCGGATGGTTCGGACCGCCCGCCGAACGCACGATGCACTCCCACGTCACCGGCGTGCTGCCGGAGTACCAGGGACGCGGAGTCGGGCGCGTGCTCAAGCAGCACCAGCGCGACTGGGCGTTCGAGCGCGGGGTGGGCCGCATCACGTGGACCTTCGATCCGCTGATCGCCCGCAACGCCCACTTCACTCTGCGCGTGCTCGGCGCCCGCGTCACCGACTACCTCGTCGATCAGTACGGGGCGATGCCGGATGCGGCCAACCGCGGTGTCCCCTCCGATCGGCTGCTGGTGTCGTGGGCGCTGGCCGAGCCGCCCGCGGCCACCCCCGACGGCGCCGTGGCGGCGGAGGTGCGGATCCCCGGCGACATCGACGCGATGCGGCGGGAGATGCCCGCGGCGGCCGCGGCGTGGCGCAACTCCGTGCGGCGCGGGTTGCAGAGGCACCTCGAGGCGGGGCTCCGCATCGGCGGCTTCGACGACGAACGCGGCTACCTCCTCGTCGACGCCGACTGA
- the lhgO gene encoding L-2-hydroxyglutarate oxidase, which translates to MTDAADRVGIVGGGIVGVALARELSARGDQVTVFEKETRLARHQTGRNSGVVHAGLYYAPGSLKAQLCAAGRVFIREFCEEKALPYREVGKLVVAVDDSEREALAEIERRSIANGVPGLARIDDPARMREIEPHVAGVAAVHSPHTAIVDYAAITEAMAEDVRTAGGSIRLGQEVTAIRSEAGAVRLITAASDDVFDRVVVCAGLHSDVVARYVGADPAPKILPFRGEYWELAPDRTDLVAGMIYPVPDPRFPFLGVHFTRGVYDTVHVGPNAVPALAREGYSWLSVSARDTWESLRWPGAWPLAKKHWRMGVDEISGSLLKPLYYRKARRFIPELRLADLTHKTAAGVRAQAWGRGGELLDDFQVDQVGAVTLLRNAPSPAATSSIAIARYVIQNHLAATAPS; encoded by the coding sequence ATGACGGATGCGGCTGACCGCGTCGGCATCGTCGGTGGAGGGATCGTGGGCGTGGCGCTCGCGCGCGAACTGAGCGCGCGCGGCGACCAGGTCACCGTCTTCGAGAAGGAGACCCGGCTCGCGCGGCATCAGACGGGGCGGAACTCCGGCGTCGTGCATGCTGGCCTCTATTACGCGCCCGGGTCGCTGAAGGCGCAGCTGTGCGCGGCCGGACGGGTCTTCATCCGGGAGTTCTGCGAGGAGAAGGCGCTGCCCTACCGTGAGGTGGGCAAGCTCGTGGTCGCCGTGGACGACAGCGAGCGGGAAGCCCTGGCCGAGATCGAGCGTCGCTCGATCGCCAACGGCGTTCCGGGCCTCGCACGCATCGACGACCCGGCTCGGATGCGGGAGATCGAGCCCCACGTCGCCGGCGTCGCAGCGGTGCACTCACCGCACACCGCGATCGTGGACTACGCCGCGATCACCGAGGCGATGGCGGAGGATGTGCGCACCGCCGGCGGCAGCATCCGCCTGGGCCAGGAGGTGACCGCGATCCGCTCGGAGGCGGGGGCTGTCCGCCTGATCACGGCGGCGTCGGACGACGTGTTCGACCGCGTCGTGGTGTGCGCGGGACTGCACTCCGACGTCGTCGCGCGGTACGTCGGCGCAGACCCGGCGCCGAAGATCCTTCCCTTCCGCGGCGAGTACTGGGAGCTCGCGCCCGACCGCACCGATCTCGTGGCGGGGATGATCTATCCCGTCCCCGACCCGCGCTTCCCCTTCCTCGGCGTGCATTTCACGCGGGGCGTGTACGACACCGTCCACGTCGGGCCCAACGCGGTTCCGGCGCTGGCGCGGGAGGGCTATTCGTGGCTGAGCGTGTCGGCGCGGGACACGTGGGAGTCGCTGCGGTGGCCGGGCGCGTGGCCGCTGGCCAAGAAGCACTGGCGCATGGGGGTCGACGAGATCAGCGGATCGCTGCTCAAGCCGCTGTACTACCGGAAGGCCCGGCGCTTCATCCCCGAACTGCGCCTGGCCGACCTGACGCACAAGACCGCCGCGGGTGTGCGCGCGCAGGCGTGGGGGCGCGGAGGAGAGCTGCTGGACGACTTCCAGGTCGACCAGGTCGGCGCCGTCACGCTGCTGCGCAACGCCCCGTCGCCGGCGGCGACCAGTTCCATCGCGATCGCCCGCTACGTCATCCAGAACCACCTCGCCGCCACCGCCCCATCCTGA
- a CDS encoding MerR family DNA-binding transcriptional regulator, which produces MRIGELSRRTGIPPRMLRYYEEQGLLTSHRTANGYRAYAETAVAEAERVRGLIAAGLTTRMTRLVLDIERWDDTPAPAECTRGLAEELAGELAAIEGRISCLTRSRDALTRYLQRTRHGDLVGHPASAGDTPAG; this is translated from the coding sequence ATGAGGATCGGCGAACTCTCGCGTCGCACCGGGATCCCTCCGCGGATGCTGCGCTACTACGAGGAGCAGGGTCTGCTCACCTCTCACCGCACCGCGAACGGATACCGCGCCTACGCCGAGACCGCCGTCGCCGAGGCCGAACGGGTCCGCGGGCTCATCGCGGCCGGGCTGACCACGCGCATGACGCGACTGGTCCTCGACATCGAGCGCTGGGACGACACCCCCGCGCCCGCGGAGTGCACCCGCGGCCTCGCGGAGGAGCTGGCCGGCGAGCTCGCCGCCATCGAGGGACGCATCTCGTGCCTCACGCGCAGCCGAGACGCCCTCACGCGATACCTGCAGCGCACGCGGCACGGCGACCTCGTCGGGCATCCCGCCTCCGCGGGCGACACCCCCGCAGGGTGA
- a CDS encoding cyclase family protein gives MSEYRAHVDFDIRFANGGGLTGTGFRLDVPAADLDDDALARLLVRHLGLALVAEVTLRDVRFVEEQHRGSRGVDAAPARSRRVIDLSHPIRAGLVTYPGLPAPRIEPHLTREDCRARYAPGTEFAMDVITLVGNTGTYLDSPYHRYAGGTDLAGLDLATLVRLRAEVFHLEDAWDAAARGIRAETLADRDVRGAAVLLHTGWDRWFGREEYGHGAPFLTGEAARFLVQEGAALVGIDSLNIDDIESGGERPAHSMLLAAGVHIVEHLTRLGEVPARGARFTAAPPAVEGFGTFPVRAFAEVGA, from the coding sequence ATGAGCGAGTATCGCGCGCACGTGGACTTCGATATCCGTTTCGCCAACGGCGGAGGGCTGACCGGCACCGGGTTCCGCCTGGACGTGCCCGCCGCCGATCTCGACGACGACGCCCTGGCCCGGCTCCTCGTGCGTCATCTCGGGCTCGCGCTGGTGGCCGAGGTGACGCTGCGGGATGTGCGGTTCGTCGAAGAGCAGCATCGCGGCAGCCGCGGCGTGGATGCGGCGCCCGCACGGTCGCGGCGGGTCATCGACCTGAGCCATCCCATCCGCGCCGGCCTCGTCACCTACCCGGGGCTGCCGGCCCCGCGGATCGAGCCCCACCTCACGCGGGAGGACTGCCGCGCCCGGTACGCACCCGGGACGGAGTTCGCGATGGATGTCATCACTTTGGTCGGCAACACGGGGACCTATCTCGACTCGCCCTATCACCGGTATGCGGGCGGGACGGATCTGGCCGGGCTCGACCTCGCGACCCTCGTGCGCCTGCGCGCCGAGGTGTTCCACCTCGAGGACGCGTGGGATGCTGCGGCTCGCGGCATCCGTGCGGAAACGCTCGCCGATCGCGACGTGCGCGGGGCCGCCGTGCTGCTGCACACCGGCTGGGACCGGTGGTTCGGCCGGGAGGAGTACGGGCACGGCGCGCCGTTCCTCACCGGCGAGGCCGCCCGGTTCCTCGTCCAGGAAGGCGCCGCGCTCGTCGGCATCGACTCGCTCAACATCGACGACATCGAATCCGGCGGGGAACGCCCGGCGCATTCGATGCTCCTGGCGGCCGGGGTTCATATCGTCGAGCACCTCACGCGGCTCGGCGAGGTGCCCGCTCGAGGCGCCCGCTTCACCGCGGCGCCGCCCGCGGTGGAGGGATTCGGCACGTTCCCGGTGCGGGCGTTCGCCGAGGTCGGGGCCTAG
- the pcaC gene encoding 4-carboxymuconolactone decarboxylase codes for MTRPAGEGLSDQERYDQGMVVRREVLSDAHVDRAVAGTTELTADFQDFITRVAWGDIWSRPGLDRRSRSVAVLTALIALGHHEELAMHLRAALRNGLTVAEIREVILQAGLYCGVPAANTAFRIAAEVFAQD; via the coding sequence ATGACGCGCCCGGCCGGCGAGGGGCTGAGCGACCAGGAGCGCTACGACCAGGGCATGGTCGTGCGGCGCGAGGTGCTCTCCGACGCGCACGTGGATCGCGCCGTCGCGGGCACCACCGAGCTCACCGCCGACTTCCAGGACTTCATCACCCGGGTCGCGTGGGGCGACATCTGGTCACGCCCTGGCCTGGACCGCCGCTCGCGCTCGGTCGCCGTGCTGACGGCCCTGATCGCCCTCGGGCACCACGAGGAGCTCGCGATGCACCTGCGTGCGGCCCTGCGCAACGGCCTGACGGTGGCGGAGATCCGAGAGGTCATCCTGCAGGCCGGCCTGTACTGCGGCGTGCCGGCGGCCAACACCGCCTTCCGCATCGCCGCCGAGGTCTTCGCGCAGGACTGA
- a CDS encoding MFS transporter: MAESRPVPVAVRSFPAAALLLLSLGVFLTVTAEALPAGMLPEMAADLRVSPEQVGLLISVWAVTVIVTSIPLARVMAFVDRRLVVGGSLAVFALANVATAWAPDYGIALATRVAAAVAHGVFWAVVMVYATALLSPSHLGRGLAIVTAGGTAATVAGLPAGTVLAQLVGWRIAFAALGIAALVMAVLVVTRMPRLRPPRPDKEGSAGGFWRDPSLPAIAAFGIAAVLIALGQFATFTYVRPLLSFAGFDEGWAAALLFVYGTAGLIGVVVAGWLADRFPRGALAATLVVFAVALATLAAAMSTPAAVVVALVLWGSAIGAIFPLLQATLMRAATDRTRTLASAGIVVLFNVGIAIGPWLGGAVGGASAPQVTTALSAAVLAAAAVAGGAGVLLAGRPAPVRDRS, encoded by the coding sequence ATGGCTGAATCCCGACCCGTTCCGGTCGCCGTGCGATCCTTTCCTGCCGCCGCGCTCCTGCTGCTGTCCCTGGGTGTCTTCCTGACCGTCACGGCCGAGGCTCTGCCGGCCGGAATGCTCCCGGAAATGGCCGCCGACCTGCGCGTCTCGCCGGAGCAGGTCGGCCTGCTCATCTCGGTGTGGGCCGTGACGGTCATCGTCACCAGCATCCCGCTCGCGCGCGTGATGGCCTTCGTCGACCGGCGCCTGGTCGTCGGCGGGTCGCTGGCGGTGTTCGCCCTGGCGAACGTGGCCACGGCGTGGGCACCCGATTACGGCATCGCCCTGGCCACGCGCGTGGCCGCCGCCGTCGCGCACGGCGTGTTCTGGGCCGTGGTCATGGTCTACGCCACGGCGCTGCTCTCGCCCTCGCACCTGGGGCGCGGGCTGGCGATCGTGACGGCCGGGGGCACGGCCGCCACCGTCGCGGGGCTTCCCGCCGGGACCGTGCTGGCTCAGCTGGTCGGGTGGCGGATCGCCTTCGCGGCCCTGGGCATCGCCGCGCTCGTGATGGCGGTGCTCGTGGTGACGCGGATGCCGCGGCTGCGCCCGCCACGCCCCGACAAAGAGGGGAGTGCGGGCGGGTTCTGGCGCGACCCGTCGCTGCCGGCGATCGCCGCCTTCGGGATCGCCGCCGTGCTCATCGCGCTCGGGCAGTTCGCGACGTTCACGTACGTGCGTCCGCTGCTGTCGTTCGCCGGCTTCGACGAGGGGTGGGCCGCGGCGCTGCTGTTCGTCTACGGCACGGCGGGACTGATCGGCGTCGTGGTGGCCGGGTGGCTGGCGGATCGCTTCCCGCGGGGCGCGTTGGCGGCGACGCTCGTGGTCTTCGCCGTCGCCCTGGCGACGCTGGCCGCGGCGATGTCCACGCCGGCGGCGGTGGTCGTGGCGCTCGTCCTGTGGGGCTCGGCGATCGGTGCGATCTTCCCGCTGCTGCAGGCCACGCTCATGCGCGCGGCCACCGACCGCACCCGCACGCTGGCCAGCGCCGGAATCGTGGTGCTGTTCAACGTGGGGATCGCCATCGGACCGTGGCTCGGCGGTGCGGTGGGCGGAGCATCCGCCCCCCAGGTCACGACCGCCCTCTCCGCCGCAGTCCTGGCCGCAGCAGCCGTCGCCGGAGGGGCCGGGGTGCTCCTCGCCGGCCGCCCGGCACCCGTGCGCGACCGCTCCTGA